A single Anas acuta chromosome 19, bAnaAcu1.1, whole genome shotgun sequence DNA region contains:
- the CRYBA1 gene encoding beta-crystallin A3, whose amino-acid sequence MAQTNPLPVPMGPWKITVYDQESFQGKRMEFTSACPNIMECGFDNIRSLKVECGAWVGYEHTGFCGQQFILERGEYPRWDAWSGSNAYHIERLMSFRPVCSANHKESKITVFEKDNFIGRQWEISDDYPSLQAMGWANNEVGSMKIPCGAWVCYQYPGYRGYQYVLEADHHGGDYKHWREWGSHAQTSQIQSIRRIQQ is encoded by the exons ATGGCTCAGACAAACCCTCTGCCTGTCCCCATGGGCCCCTGGAAG ATCACCGTATACGACCAAGAAAGTTTCCAGGGCAAGAGGATGGAGTTCACCTCGGCCTGTCCAAACATCATGGAGTGTGGTTTCGACAACATCCGCTCCCTAAAGGTGGAGTGTGGCGC ctgggTCGGTTACGAGCACACCGGCTTCTGCGGGCAGCAGTTCATCCTGGAGAGGGGAGAGTACCCGCGCTGGGACGCCTGGAGCGGCAGCAACGCCTACCACATCGAGCGCCTGATGTCTTTCCGCCCCGTCTGCTCTGCC AACCACAAGGAATCCAAGATCACCGTCTTCGAGAAAGACAACTTCATCGGCCGCCAGTGGGAGATCAGCGACGACTACCCCTCGCTGCAGGCCATGGGCTGGGCCAACAACGAAGTGGGCTCCATGAAGATCCCCTGCGGCGC CTGGGTTTGCTACCAGTATCCCGGGTACCGCGGCTACCAGTACGTCCTGGAGGCCGACCACCACGGGGGAGACTACAAGCACTGGAGAGAGTGGGGCTCGCACGCCCAGACCTCCCAGATCCAGTCCATCAGGCGCATCCAGCAGTAG
- the NUFIP2 gene encoding FMR1-interacting protein NUFIP2 isoform X1 — MGPVPSSAFGSCSGSCGGWRYSSVVKPLFDPSRQTGLWNFCKDSLQGFPCSRVAQSLSSYICRASEAPGCYGELNGNAGEREVSLKGLCSDETTNPGSRVPNGSQQLVDTNVTPKQTVKAGALGKAGIKTKNFVQKNSMDKKNEKSYDNKLRESQSSDKPEGVSVPNGVVTNNSSYITNGYVGKGADNDGSGSESGYTTPKKRKGRRNSAKGCENLNLVQDKIMQQEVSTPTLKQELESFKPDYSEQKGNRIENTKPVWKYEAGAGGAGRGKPGLGDVQRKNSDAKPGISSKKFDDRPKGKHASSATSKEDSWTLFKPPPVFPVDNSSAKIVPKISYASKVKENLNKAAQTPSTSSSSSSSSAGETQAQTSSRLSQVPMSAMKSVTSASFSNGPILAGTDGNVYSPGTQPLLTTAASTVTSTSSESVPQDISTASTALEQKKSSLFIYPSNMQTVLLGTAQVDFPSQTNQQNLGDIFQNQWGLSFINEPSAGPETVVGKPADNQLMEVTFQGEYPATLVSQCAEIIPSGTEQPVFPKAYELDKRTSPPILSAILKPGTAVEGGVVALESHHAGELQKADTGSQGALVFLSKDYEVENPLASPTNNLLASAKEQGYQRGLERKDSWGSFDLSAAVKYHTKEMETIWNLQKQDPKRIITYDEAMDHPDQ, encoded by the exons ATGGGCCCTGTTCCGAGCAGTGCCTTTGGAAGTTGCAGTGGAAGTTGTGGTGGTTGGAGATACTCGAGTGTAGTAAAACCCCTTTTTGATCCCTCTCGGCAAACGGGGCTGTGGAATTTCTGTAAAGATTCCCTACAAGGATTCCCGTGTTCCCGAGTCGCGCAGAGCTTGAGCAGTTACATCTGCCGCGCATCTGAGGCTCCAGGAT GCTATGGAGAGCTAAATGGTAACGCAGGAGAACGAGAAGTGTCGCTGAAGGGCCTGTGCTCTGATGAAACCACCAACCCAGGATCCAGGGTACCCAATGGCAGCCAGCAACTCGTAGACACTAATGTGACCCCAAAGCAGACCGTTAAGGCCGGTGCTTTGGGGAAAGCCGGAATCAAAACCAAGAACTTCGTTCAGAAAAATAGCATGGACAAAAAGAATGAGAAGTCCTACGACAACAAGCTTAGAGAAAGTCAGTCCTCAGACAAGCCAGAAGGAGTGTCTGTCCCAAACGGCGTGGTGACCAATAACTCTAGCTACATCACCAATGGCTACGTAGGCAAGGGGGCCGATAACGATGGTAGCGGCTCTGAGAGTGGATATACTACACCTAAGAAACGGAAAGGCAGGCGCAACAGTGCCAAGGGTTGTGAGAACTTGAATCTAGTACAGGACAAAATAATGCAACAGGAGGTCAGCACGCCGACCTTAAAACAGGAACTTGAGAGTTTCAAGCCTGATTATAGTGAACAAAAGGGGAACCGAATCGAAAATACTAAGCCCGTTTGGAAATAcgaggctggggctggtggagcGGGCCGAGGAAAGCCTGGGCTTGGGGATGTACAGCGAAAAAACTCTGATGCCAAACCTGGGATTAGCAGCAAGAAGTTTGATGACCGGCCCAAAGGGAAGCATGCTTCATCAGCTACGTCTAAAGAGGACTCATGGACCTTATTTAAGCCACCCCCAGTTTTTCCAGTGGACAATAGCAGTGCTAAAATTGTTCCCAAAATAAGTTATGCAAGTAAAGTTAAAGAAAACCTCAACAAAGCAGCTCAAACCCCATCCACGTCATCGTCGTCGTCTTCGTCATCTGCCGGGGAAACTCAGGCCCAAACATCAAGTCGACTGTCCCAAGTCCCCATGTCTGCTATGAAATCTGTTACTTCTGCTAGCTTTTCCAACGGGCCAATTTTAGCAGGGACTGATGGAAATGTATATTCCCCAGGGACCCAGCCACTGCTCACAACTGCTGCTAGTACTGTAACATCAACCTCTTCTGAGTCAGTACCCCAGGACATAAGTACAGCTTCGACAGCTCTCGAACAAAAGAAATCTAGCCTTTTTATCTACCCTTCAAATATGCAAACTGTGCTTCTGGGTACAGCGCAAGTCGACTTCCCATCGCAGACAAATCAGCAGAACCTGGGAGATATCTTCCAGAACCAGTGGGGCTTGTCGTTCATAAACGAGCCCAGCGCTGGCCCCGAAACTGTTGTGGGGAAACCTGCGGATAATCAGTTAATGGAAGTGACATTTCAAGGGGAATATCCTGCCACTTTGGTTTCACAGTGTGCTGAAATCATTCCCTCAGGAACTGAACAACCTGTGTTTCCTAAGGCTTACGAGCTGGATAAACGGACTAGCCCTCCAATTCTTAGCGCTATTCTTAAGCCTGGGACTGCTGTCGAGGGTGGTGTCGTAGCTTTGGAGTCGCATCACGCCGGTGAGCTGCAAAAGGCAGACACCGGTAGCCAAGGTGCTTTAGTGTTTCTTTCAAAAGACTATGAAGTAGAGAATCCTCTGGCCTCTCCCACGAACAATTTGTTAGCCTCCGCCAAAGAACAGGGGTACCAGAGAGGCCTAGAAAGGAAAGATAGCTGGGGTTCTTTTGACCTGAGTGCTGCTGTTAAATATCACACTAAAG AAATGGAAACGATTTGGAATTTGCAGAAGCAAG atCCCAAAAGGATAATCACCTACGATGAAGCCATGGATCACCCGGATCAATGA
- the NUFIP2 gene encoding FMR1-interacting protein NUFIP2 isoform X2, producing MEEQPPPHHHHHHHYYYYSHHRPHSPYLPPPDGRAQPKPLHKHQEAPKRRTGYGELNGNAGEREVSLKGLCSDETTNPGSRVPNGSQQLVDTNVTPKQTVKAGALGKAGIKTKNFVQKNSMDKKNEKSYDNKLRESQSSDKPEGVSVPNGVVTNNSSYITNGYVGKGADNDGSGSESGYTTPKKRKGRRNSAKGCENLNLVQDKIMQQEVSTPTLKQELESFKPDYSEQKGNRIENTKPVWKYEAGAGGAGRGKPGLGDVQRKNSDAKPGISSKKFDDRPKGKHASSATSKEDSWTLFKPPPVFPVDNSSAKIVPKISYASKVKENLNKAAQTPSTSSSSSSSSAGETQAQTSSRLSQVPMSAMKSVTSASFSNGPILAGTDGNVYSPGTQPLLTTAASTVTSTSSESVPQDISTASTALEQKKSSLFIYPSNMQTVLLGTAQVDFPSQTNQQNLGDIFQNQWGLSFINEPSAGPETVVGKPADNQLMEVTFQGEYPATLVSQCAEIIPSGTEQPVFPKAYELDKRTSPPILSAILKPGTAVEGGVVALESHHAGELQKADTGSQGALVFLSKDYEVENPLASPTNNLLASAKEQGYQRGLERKDSWGSFDLSAAVKYHTKEMETIWNLQKQDPKRIITYDEAMDHPDQ from the exons atggaggagcagccccctccccaccaccaccaccaccaccattaCTACTACTACAGCCACCACCGCCCGCACAGCCCCTACCTGCCGCCGCCCGACGGCCGAGCCCAGCCCAAGCCGCTCCACAAGCACCAGGAGGCGCCGAAGCGGAGAACAG GCTATGGAGAGCTAAATGGTAACGCAGGAGAACGAGAAGTGTCGCTGAAGGGCCTGTGCTCTGATGAAACCACCAACCCAGGATCCAGGGTACCCAATGGCAGCCAGCAACTCGTAGACACTAATGTGACCCCAAAGCAGACCGTTAAGGCCGGTGCTTTGGGGAAAGCCGGAATCAAAACCAAGAACTTCGTTCAGAAAAATAGCATGGACAAAAAGAATGAGAAGTCCTACGACAACAAGCTTAGAGAAAGTCAGTCCTCAGACAAGCCAGAAGGAGTGTCTGTCCCAAACGGCGTGGTGACCAATAACTCTAGCTACATCACCAATGGCTACGTAGGCAAGGGGGCCGATAACGATGGTAGCGGCTCTGAGAGTGGATATACTACACCTAAGAAACGGAAAGGCAGGCGCAACAGTGCCAAGGGTTGTGAGAACTTGAATCTAGTACAGGACAAAATAATGCAACAGGAGGTCAGCACGCCGACCTTAAAACAGGAACTTGAGAGTTTCAAGCCTGATTATAGTGAACAAAAGGGGAACCGAATCGAAAATACTAAGCCCGTTTGGAAATAcgaggctggggctggtggagcGGGCCGAGGAAAGCCTGGGCTTGGGGATGTACAGCGAAAAAACTCTGATGCCAAACCTGGGATTAGCAGCAAGAAGTTTGATGACCGGCCCAAAGGGAAGCATGCTTCATCAGCTACGTCTAAAGAGGACTCATGGACCTTATTTAAGCCACCCCCAGTTTTTCCAGTGGACAATAGCAGTGCTAAAATTGTTCCCAAAATAAGTTATGCAAGTAAAGTTAAAGAAAACCTCAACAAAGCAGCTCAAACCCCATCCACGTCATCGTCGTCGTCTTCGTCATCTGCCGGGGAAACTCAGGCCCAAACATCAAGTCGACTGTCCCAAGTCCCCATGTCTGCTATGAAATCTGTTACTTCTGCTAGCTTTTCCAACGGGCCAATTTTAGCAGGGACTGATGGAAATGTATATTCCCCAGGGACCCAGCCACTGCTCACAACTGCTGCTAGTACTGTAACATCAACCTCTTCTGAGTCAGTACCCCAGGACATAAGTACAGCTTCGACAGCTCTCGAACAAAAGAAATCTAGCCTTTTTATCTACCCTTCAAATATGCAAACTGTGCTTCTGGGTACAGCGCAAGTCGACTTCCCATCGCAGACAAATCAGCAGAACCTGGGAGATATCTTCCAGAACCAGTGGGGCTTGTCGTTCATAAACGAGCCCAGCGCTGGCCCCGAAACTGTTGTGGGGAAACCTGCGGATAATCAGTTAATGGAAGTGACATTTCAAGGGGAATATCCTGCCACTTTGGTTTCACAGTGTGCTGAAATCATTCCCTCAGGAACTGAACAACCTGTGTTTCCTAAGGCTTACGAGCTGGATAAACGGACTAGCCCTCCAATTCTTAGCGCTATTCTTAAGCCTGGGACTGCTGTCGAGGGTGGTGTCGTAGCTTTGGAGTCGCATCACGCCGGTGAGCTGCAAAAGGCAGACACCGGTAGCCAAGGTGCTTTAGTGTTTCTTTCAAAAGACTATGAAGTAGAGAATCCTCTGGCCTCTCCCACGAACAATTTGTTAGCCTCCGCCAAAGAACAGGGGTACCAGAGAGGCCTAGAAAGGAAAGATAGCTGGGGTTCTTTTGACCTGAGTGCTGCTGTTAAATATCACACTAAAG AAATGGAAACGATTTGGAATTTGCAGAAGCAAG atCCCAAAAGGATAATCACCTACGATGAAGCCATGGATCACCCGGATCAATGA